In Candidatus Neomarinimicrobiota bacterium, the genomic stretch CCAGATGCGACCTTGATCTTTGACGTTGAGCTTCTGGAAATTCGATAATCAGCCACCAATATACCCATGTGACCCAGAGTACAGGGGTGAGGATTCCAAATGACTTCTGAAGATCTAAAAGATATCCTGTCTGACCATCTCTTGACGCTGCTCTATTTTTCAACTCCTGCCTGCAATGTCTGCAAAGTGTTGAGACCGAAAGTGGAAACCCTCCTGTCTGAAGAACCCCCCTGGCATTTTCAGTACATAAATACTGAAGAATCCATGGAAATTGCTGGACAGAACCTAATATTTACAGTTCCCACCTTGTTACTTATGGCTGAGGGTCGTGAGATTACTCGCCTTAGTCGTCACTTTGGGATGCACGAGCTGGAAGCACCAGTCCGGCGCTATGCCCAATTGTTCAACCAGTTTCCGGAGGAGAGTGGCGGCTAAATTGATCTCAGGTTGTCTCCGTTCCTGAAACCGGTTTGACTCACTTTATTCGCTTAAAACAGGTCTGCTGAGATTGCTGGGATCTGGTCCTGCTGGTGTTTGGCTCGTTTGATT encodes the following:
- a CDS encoding thioredoxin family protein yields the protein MTSEDLKDILSDHLLTLLYFSTPACNVCKVLRPKVETLLSEEPPWHFQYINTEESMEIAGQNLIFTVPTLLLMAEGREITRLSRHFGMHELEAPVRRYAQLFNQFPEESGG